One window from the genome of Cricetulus griseus strain 17A/GY chromosome 2, alternate assembly CriGri-PICRH-1.0, whole genome shotgun sequence encodes:
- the Ndufaf6 gene encoding NADH dehydrogenase (ubiquinone) complex I, assembly factor 6 isoform X2: MATSMLGSVRGQRPLGLVGLFRRRPPRDVWERVRRLPGPSAVRRSVAATSGPGIPGSDHYCLELLRKRDYESYLCSLLFPAGCRNSVSALRAFNVELAQVKDSVSEKTIGLMRMQFWKKAVEDMYCDNPPHQPVAIELWKAVKRHNLTKRWLLRIIDEREKNLDDKAYHSIQELENYAENTQSSLLYLTLEVLGVKDLHADHAASHIGKAQGIVTCLRATPYHGSRRKVFLPMDVCVQHGVSQEDFLRRNQDKNVRDVIYDLASQAHLHLKHARSFHRSVPAKALPAFLQTVALEDYLKKIQRVDFDIFHPSLQQKNTLLPLSLYIQSWRKRY, encoded by the exons ATGGCGACCTCCATGCTTGGTTCAGTCCGCGGCCAAAGGCCTTTGGGTTTGGTTGGCCTTTTCCGTCGCCGGCCGCCTCGAGATGTGTGGGAGCGTGTGCGGCGGCTCCCGGGACCCTCGGCAGTCCGGCGCAGCGTGGCGGCGACCAGCGGGCCCGGCATCCCGGGTTCCGACCATTATTGCCTGGAGCTGCTGAG GAAGCGGGATTATGAAAGTTACTTGTGTTCCCTGCTGTTCCCTGCAGGATGCCGAAACTCTGTTTCTGCACTGAGGGCCTTCAACGTGGAACTGGCTCAG GTTAAGGACTCAGTCTCTGAGAAAACAATTGGACTGATGCGAATGCAGTTCTGGAAAAAAGCTGTGGAAGATATGTACTGTGACAACCCACCACATCAGCCTGTGGCCATCGAACTCtggaag GCTGTCAAGAGACACAATCTAACTAAAAGATGGCTTTTGAGAATCATTGATGAAAGA GAAAAGAATCTGGATGACAAAGCATATCACAGTATCCAGGAGCTTGAGAATTACGCTGAGAACACTCAGAGCTCTCTTCTTTACTTGACACTAGAAGTTCTGG GTGTGAAGGATCTTCATGCAGACCATGCTGCTAGCCATATTGGAAAGGCACAAGGAATTGTCACATGCTTGAGAGCGACACCCTATCATGGTAGCAGGAGAAAAGTGTTTCTGCCCATGGATGTTTGTGTGCAG CATGGTGTTTCACAAGAGGACTTTCTACGGAGGAACCAAGATAAAAATGTGAGAGATGTAATATATGACCTTGCCAGCCAGGCACACTTGCACCTAAAGCAT GCAAGGTCCTTCCACAGAAGTGTTCCTGCGAAAGCACTTCCTGCATTTCTTCAGACG GTTGCTCTAGAGGACTATTTGAAGAAAATCCAGCGAGTGGATTTTGACATATTCCACCCGTCTTTACAGCAGAAGAATACACTACTTCCATTATCTTTGTATATTCAATCATGGAGAAAAAGATACTAA
- the Ndufaf6 gene encoding NADH dehydrogenase (ubiquinone) complex I, assembly factor 6 isoform X4 — protein MRMQFWKKAVEDMYCDNPPHQPVAIELWKAVKRHNLTKRWLLRIIDEREKNLDDKAYHSIQELENYAENTQSSLLYLTLEVLGVKDLHADHAASHIGKAQGIVTCLRATPYHGSRRKVFLPMDVCVQHGVSQEDFLRRNQDKNVRDVIYDLASQAHLHLKHARSFHRSVPAKALPAFLQTVALEDYLKKIQRVDFDIFHPSLQQKNTLLPLSLYIQSWRKRY, from the exons ATGCGAATGCAGTTCTGGAAAAAAGCTGTGGAAGATATGTACTGTGACAACCCACCACATCAGCCTGTGGCCATCGAACTCtggaag GCTGTCAAGAGACACAATCTAACTAAAAGATGGCTTTTGAGAATCATTGATGAAAGA GAAAAGAATCTGGATGACAAAGCATATCACAGTATCCAGGAGCTTGAGAATTACGCTGAGAACACTCAGAGCTCTCTTCTTTACTTGACACTAGAAGTTCTGG GTGTGAAGGATCTTCATGCAGACCATGCTGCTAGCCATATTGGAAAGGCACAAGGAATTGTCACATGCTTGAGAGCGACACCCTATCATGGTAGCAGGAGAAAAGTGTTTCTGCCCATGGATGTTTGTGTGCAG CATGGTGTTTCACAAGAGGACTTTCTACGGAGGAACCAAGATAAAAATGTGAGAGATGTAATATATGACCTTGCCAGCCAGGCACACTTGCACCTAAAGCAT GCAAGGTCCTTCCACAGAAGTGTTCCTGCGAAAGCACTTCCTGCATTTCTTCAGACG GTTGCTCTAGAGGACTATTTGAAGAAAATCCAGCGAGTGGATTTTGACATATTCCACCCGTCTTTACAGCAGAAGAATACACTACTTCCATTATCTTTGTATATTCAATCATGGAGAAAAAGATACTAA
- the Ndufaf6 gene encoding NADH dehydrogenase (ubiquinone) complex I, assembly factor 6 isoform X3, translating into MATSMLGSVRGQRPLGLVGLFRRRPPRDVWERVRRLPGPSAVRRSVAATSGPGIPGSDHYCLELLRKRDYESYLCSLLFPAGCRNSVSALRAFNVELAQVKDSVSEKTIGLMRMQFWKKAVEDMYCDNPPHQPVAIELWKAVKRHNLTKRWLLRIIDEREKNLDDKAYHSIQELENYAENTQSSLLYLTLEVLGVKDLHADHAASHIGKAQGIVTCLRATPYHGSRRKVFLPMDVCVQHGVSQEDFLRRNQDKNVRDVIYDLASQAHLHLKHVLPQKCSCESTSCISSDGCSRGLFEENPASGF; encoded by the exons ATGGCGACCTCCATGCTTGGTTCAGTCCGCGGCCAAAGGCCTTTGGGTTTGGTTGGCCTTTTCCGTCGCCGGCCGCCTCGAGATGTGTGGGAGCGTGTGCGGCGGCTCCCGGGACCCTCGGCAGTCCGGCGCAGCGTGGCGGCGACCAGCGGGCCCGGCATCCCGGGTTCCGACCATTATTGCCTGGAGCTGCTGAG GAAGCGGGATTATGAAAGTTACTTGTGTTCCCTGCTGTTCCCTGCAGGATGCCGAAACTCTGTTTCTGCACTGAGGGCCTTCAACGTGGAACTGGCTCAG GTTAAGGACTCAGTCTCTGAGAAAACAATTGGACTGATGCGAATGCAGTTCTGGAAAAAAGCTGTGGAAGATATGTACTGTGACAACCCACCACATCAGCCTGTGGCCATCGAACTCtggaag GCTGTCAAGAGACACAATCTAACTAAAAGATGGCTTTTGAGAATCATTGATGAAAGA GAAAAGAATCTGGATGACAAAGCATATCACAGTATCCAGGAGCTTGAGAATTACGCTGAGAACACTCAGAGCTCTCTTCTTTACTTGACACTAGAAGTTCTGG GTGTGAAGGATCTTCATGCAGACCATGCTGCTAGCCATATTGGAAAGGCACAAGGAATTGTCACATGCTTGAGAGCGACACCCTATCATGGTAGCAGGAGAAAAGTGTTTCTGCCCATGGATGTTTGTGTGCAG CATGGTGTTTCACAAGAGGACTTTCTACGGAGGAACCAAGATAAAAATGTGAGAGATGTAATATATGACCTTGCCAGCCAGGCACACTTGCACCTAAAGCAT GTCCTTCCACAGAAGTGTTCCTGCGAAAGCACTTCCTGCATTTCTTCAGACG GTTGCTCTAGAGGACTATTTGAAGAAAATCCAGCGAGTGGATTTTGA